A single window of Aquificaceae bacterium DNA harbors:
- the exbB gene encoding TonB-system energizer ExbB, protein MDWLRLSVDYGVIGLLLLLSFISFGIGIERLMFYRNLKLENFKSKQELELELTKGLFIIASTASNAPYVGLLGTVLGIMLTFYTIGQEGFVDTQKVMVGLALALKATAVGLLVAIPSSVLYNYLLRKVREKLTLWEVQNGRERV, encoded by the coding sequence ATGGACTGGCTTAGGCTCTCAGTTGACTATGGCGTAATAGGTCTTTTGCTCCTTCTTAGCTTTATCTCTTTTGGTATAGGCATAGAAAGGCTTATGTTTTACAGAAACCTCAAACTTGAGAACTTCAAAAGCAAGCAGGAGCTTGAGCTGGAGCTTACAAAGGGACTTTTCATCATAGCCTCTACCGCCTCCAACGCTCCTTATGTGGGTCTTCTTGGAACGGTGCTTGGCATAATGCTAACCTTTTACACCATAGGTCAAGAGGGCTTTGTGGATACTCAGAAGGTTATGGTGGGTCTGGCTTTGGCTTTGAAGGCTACCGCTGTAGGTCTTTTGGTAGCTATTCCTTCTTCCGTGCTATATAACTACCTCTTGAGGAAGGTGCGTGAAAAACTAACCCTTTGGGAGGTGCAAAATGGAAGAGAAAGAGTTTAG
- a CDS encoding NADP-dependent isocitrate dehydrogenase: MPQEGQFIRLKEDKSLEVPANPIIPYIEGDGIGPEIAPAMIEVVNTAVEKAYGGSRKIYWVELLAGDKAEEKTGKRMPEETLEILKQAIVSIKGPLGTPVGKGGKSLNAVLRQSMDFYSAIRPVYWLGQPAPVPNPERVNVAIFRENSDDVYMSIEYMPKAENTQKVREFFIKEMGVSEYALPEDCGITVKPMSEFKTKRHVRKALRWALENNKKVVAVVGKGNIMKATEGAFMNWAFEVAKEPEFEGRVITEGEPKDGQVLLVKVITDQMLMQLVLKPEAYDVIITQNLNGDYISDLASALVGGPGFVPSGNIGDGYALFESTHGTAYDIAGKGIANPLSLTLSGAMMLEYLGWKEASELIYKAVKKAIEDKLGTPDIANGFRKMGIEAKALSTMEFARAIAERI, translated from the coding sequence ATTCCCCAAGAGGGGCAGTTTATAAGGCTAAAAGAGGACAAGAGCCTTGAAGTTCCAGCAAACCCCATAATCCCCTACATTGAGGGTGATGGCATCGGTCCAGAGATAGCTCCCGCCATGATAGAGGTGGTAAACACTGCGGTAGAGAAGGCTTACGGTGGAAGCAGGAAGATATACTGGGTGGAGCTTTTGGCAGGAGACAAGGCGGAAGAAAAAACGGGTAAACGCATGCCAGAGGAGACCCTTGAGATACTCAAACAAGCTATAGTTTCCATAAAAGGACCTCTTGGCACGCCAGTAGGCAAGGGTGGAAAGTCCCTTAATGCGGTCCTACGTCAATCTATGGACTTTTACTCCGCTATAAGACCAGTTTACTGGCTTGGGCAACCCGCACCCGTTCCTAACCCAGAAAGGGTTAACGTGGCAATCTTTAGAGAGAACTCTGACGATGTTTATATGAGCATAGAATACATGCCAAAGGCGGAGAATACACAAAAGGTTAGGGAGTTTTTCATAAAGGAGATGGGTGTTTCTGAATATGCTCTGCCTGAGGACTGTGGAATAACAGTAAAGCCTATGAGCGAATTCAAAACAAAAAGGCATGTGAGAAAGGCTCTAAGGTGGGCTCTTGAAAACAACAAGAAGGTGGTAGCGGTGGTGGGTAAGGGCAATATAATGAAGGCTACAGAAGGTGCCTTTATGAACTGGGCTTTTGAGGTGGCAAAGGAGCCAGAGTTTGAAGGAAGGGTAATAACAGAAGGAGAGCCAAAGGATGGTCAAGTCCTATTGGTAAAGGTTATAACAGACCAGATGCTTATGCAGTTGGTCCTAAAGCCAGAAGCCTACGATGTTATAATCACACAGAACCTAAACGGAGACTATATCTCTGACCTTGCGTCCGCTTTGGTGGGTGGACCTGGCTTTGTCCCCAGTGGGAACATAGGCGACGGCTATGCACTTTTTGAAAGCACGCATGGAACCGCCTACGATATTGCAGGCAAGGGCATTGCAAACCCGTTATCTCTTACACTCTCTGGTGCTATGATGCTTGAATATCTTGGATGGAAAGAGGCAAGCGAGCTCATATACAAGGCTGTCAAAAAAGCCATAGAGGACAAAC
- a CDS encoding biopolymer transporter ExbD, with product MEEKEFSSMNVIPLVDIMLVLLTIVLITATFVVQGSIPVNLPKASQKQEEVIRSLEIVLTKEGRLFFEGKEVSLRELEEILKNLDPSIRISIAGDKDANLQSLVSLLELLKKYQFERVSIRTEVR from the coding sequence ATGGAAGAGAAAGAGTTTAGCTCCATGAACGTGATACCTCTTGTGGACATAATGCTGGTGCTCCTTACCATCGTGCTTATTACCGCCACCTTTGTGGTGCAAGGCTCTATACCTGTAAACCTCCCAAAGGCAAGCCAAAAACAGGAAGAGGTTATAAGGAGCCTTGAGATAGTTCTCACAAAGGAGGGTAGGCTCTTCTTTGAGGGCAAAGAAGTAAGCCTCCGAGAGCTTGAGGAGATACTCAAAAACTTAGACCCCTCTATACGCATAAGCATAGCAGGAGACAAGGACGCAAACTTGCAAAGCCTTGTAAGCCTTCTGGAGCTTTTGAAGAAATACCAGTTTGAGAGGGTTTCCATTAGAACGGAGGTAAGATGA